One Homo sapiens chromosome 13, GRCh38.p14 Primary Assembly genomic window carries:
- the RBM26 gene encoding RNA-binding protein 26 isoform X46 yields the protein MPKKRCRDYDEKGFCMRGDMCPFDHGSDPVVVEDVNLPGMLPFPAQPPVVEGPPPPGLPPPPPILTPPPVNLRPPVPPPGPLPPSLPPVTDDISYSLVLTGPPPPLPPLQPSGMDAPPNSATSSVPTVVTTGIHHQPPPAPPSLFTAVFVLPDTYDTDGYNPEAPSITNTSRPMYRHRVHAQRPNLIGLTSGDMDLPPREKPPNKSSMRIVVDSESRKRTIGSGEPGVPTKKTWFDKPNFNRTNSPGFQKKVQFGNENTKLELRKVPPELNNISKLNEHFSRFGTLVNLQVAYNGDPEGALIQFATYEEAKKAISSTEAVLNNRFIKVYWHREGSTQQLQTTSPKVMQPLVQQPILPVVKQSVKERLGPVPSSTIEPAEAQSASSDLPQNVTKLSVKDRLGFVSKPSVSATEKVLSTSTGLTKTVYNPAALKAAQKTLLVSTSAVDNNEAQKKKQEALKLQQDVRKRKQEILEKHIETQKMLISKLEKNKTMKSEDKAEIMKTLEVLTKNITKLKDEVKAASPGRCLPKSIKTKTQMQKELLDTELDLYKKMQAGEEVTELRRKYTELQLEAAKRGILSSGRGRGIHSRGRGAVHGRGRGRGRGRGVPGHAVVDHRPRALEISAFTESDREDLLPHFAQYGEIEDCQIDDSSLHAVITFKTRAEAEAAAVHGARFKGQDLKLAWNKPVTNISAVETEEVEPDEEEIIPLSFHEFELNGEKSRRAPGIRYFEKFEIAV from the exons ATGCCAAAGAAACGGTGTAGAGACTATGATG AAAAGGGTTTTTGTATGAGAGGAGACATGTGTCCTTTTGATCATGGAAGTGATCCAGTAGTTGTAGAAGATGTGAATCTTCCTGGTATGCTGCCTTTCCCAGCACAGCCTCCTGTTGTTGAAGGACCACCTCCTCCTGGActccccccacctccaccaaTTCTTACACCCCCACCTGTGAATCTCAGGCCCCCAGTACCACCGCCAGGTCCATTGCCACCCAGTCTCCCACCTGTTACAG ATGATATTTCTTATTCTTTGGTTTTGACAGGACCACCACCTCCACTTCCTCCTTTGCAGCCATCTGGCATGGATGCTCCTCCAAACTCTGCAACCAGTTCTGTTCCTACTGTAGTAACAACTGGCATTCATCACCAGCCTCCTCCTGCTCCACCCTCTCTTTTTACTGCAG TTTTTGTATTACCAGATACATATGACACAGATGGCTACAATCCTGAAGCCCCAAGCATAACAAACACTTCCAGACCTATGTATAGACACAGAGTGCATGCACAAAGGCCCAACTTGATAGGACTAACATCAGGGGATATGGATTTGCCACCCAGAG aaaagccTCCCAATAAAAGCAGTATGAGGATAGTAGTGGACTCAGAATCAAGGAAAAGAACCATTGGTTCTGGAGAGCCTGGAGTTCCTACAAAGAAGACTTGGTTTGATAA ACCAAATTTTAATAGAACAAACAGCCCAGGCTTTCAGAAGAAGGTTCaatttggaaatgaaaatacCAAGCTTGAACTTAGAAAAGTTCCTCCAGAATTAAATAATATCAGCAAACTTAATGAACATTTTAGTCGATTTGGAACCTTGGTTAACTTACAG gTTGCTTATAATGGTGATCCTGAAGGTGCCCTAATCCAATTTGCAACATACGAAGAAGCAAAGAAAGCAATATCAAGTACGGAAGCAGTATTAAACAATCGCTTTATTAAGGTTTATTGGCACAGAGAAGGAAGCACCCAACAGTTACAAACTACTTCTCCAAAG GTAATGCAGCCTTTAGTCCAGCAGCCCATTTTGCCTGTTGTGAAGCAGTCAGTCAAAGAGCGGCTGGGTCCAGTACCTTCAAGTACTATTGAACCTGCAGAAgcccagagtgcctcttcagacCTTCCTCAG aatgtAACTAAGTTATCTGTGAAGGACAGGTTGGGTTTTGTATCAAAGCCATCTGTTTCAGCAACTGAAAAG GTGTTGTCTACATCTACTGGCCTAACAAAAACAGTGTATAATCCAGCTGCTTTGAAGGCTGCACAGAAAACCTTACTTGTTTCCACCTCTGCAGTTGATAATAatgaagcacagaaaaaaaaacag GAGGCATTGAAACTTCAGCAGGATgtaaggaaaaggaaacaagaaattttagaaaagcaCATTGAAACACAGAAG ATGTTAATTTCAAaactggagaaaaacaaaacaatgaagtctgaagataaagcagaaataatgaaaactttAGAGGTTTTGACAAAAAATATTACCAAGTTGAAAGATGAGGTCAAAGCTGCTTCTCCTGGACGCTGTCttccaaaaagtataaaaaccaaGACTCAg ATGCAGAAGGAATTACTTGACACAGAACTGGATTTATATAAGAAGATGCAGGCTGGAGAAGAAGTCACTGAACTTAGGAGAAAGTATACAGAATTACAGCTGGAA GCTGCCAAACGAGGGATTCTTTCATCTGGTCGGGGCAGAGGAATTCATTCAAGAGGTCGAGGTGCAGTTCATGGCCGAGGCAGGGGGCGAGGGCGAGGGCGAGGTGTGCCTGGTCATGCTGTGGTGGATCACCGTCCCAGGGCATTGGAGATTTCTGCATTTACGGAGAGCGATAGAGAAgatcttcttcctcattttgcG caatATGGTGAAATTGAAGATTGTCAGATTGATGATTCCTCACTTCATGCAGTAATTACATTCAAGACAAGAGCAGAAGCTGAAgca